The Spirochaetota bacterium genome includes a region encoding these proteins:
- a CDS encoding alkaline phosphatase family protein yields the protein MNKYIIIIFYISIVIYLMKINNYLFDHFIDPLDYSKVNNYNEGYNKLKKRDYPPQYGKVILFILDGARKDCLYNKEISPNIVKRWEERGVRFTNVYTMLPSVSAPNYFSILSGAPVYLHGVTNNYRRYPQHQRTNTIFEHLSNYGFTSSVIGFNWHKDLFKNRTIYMPAECCERDDAGEVLDILARLIESRTLPSFTVVHFLGPDNAAHATGSNKSRRYIDSIATIDRLMDNIFPIIEKNYPNSLSIITSDHGMNIDGNHGGSDEESLRVPLYFIARDLKSQEIHREIYNISIVPTLSAIFGIPIPNFSSAGPIYEIIDSDRRLDYLYESIDKKEKIIEVMEGIEARSFIMNKDLMESITNHDKELTERILDYKGRYIDNILMNQRIIAIILFILFIIWAIYKTESGIPLLLILSSLLPLLMGFSMDLINSRNVYDISIAIYLLSLSAIAFYYTLSFDNPILFDKRHPLATFLPLLSLLMIPNIIIAGFFIPFHTLSPDENIFAFRFFSISFIHPPLFLSLLVFMDWIKRESGGDIQEGVSLAPDEDEERDHSD from the coding sequence ATGAATAAATACATTATCATAATTTTCTACATATCAATTGTCATCTACCTGATGAAAATAAACAACTATCTTTTTGATCACTTCATCGATCCTTTGGACTACAGTAAAGTCAATAATTATAATGAAGGATACAATAAACTGAAAAAGAGGGATTATCCTCCGCAATACGGGAAGGTTATTCTCTTCATATTGGATGGAGCAAGGAAGGACTGCCTGTATAATAAGGAGATATCACCAAACATTGTCAAAAGATGGGAGGAAAGGGGAGTACGATTTACAAACGTCTATACCATGCTTCCTAGCGTAAGCGCCCCGAACTACTTTTCCATCCTCTCTGGAGCCCCAGTCTATCTTCATGGTGTTACAAACAATTACAGGCGATACCCTCAGCACCAAAGGACAAACACCATCTTTGAACATCTCTCAAATTACGGGTTCACCTCTTCAGTCATAGGATTCAACTGGCACAAGGACCTATTCAAGAATAGGACTATCTATATGCCTGCTGAATGCTGCGAAAGGGACGATGCAGGGGAGGTTTTGGATATCCTTGCCCGTCTGATTGAGTCCAGGACGCTCCCATCCTTTACTGTTGTTCATTTTCTTGGCCCTGATAATGCCGCGCACGCTACCGGATCTAACAAGAGCCGCAGGTATATTGATTCAATCGCTACTATTGATAGACTCATGGATAACATCTTCCCGATTATCGAGAAGAACTATCCGAATTCCCTATCCATCATCACGTCCGATCATGGAATGAACATAGACGGGAACCATGGGGGCAGCGATGAAGAATCACTTAGGGTGCCGCTCTACTTCATAGCCAGGGACTTGAAGAGCCAGGAGATACATAGGGAAATTTACAATATCTCAATCGTCCCAACCCTATCGGCCATCTTTGGGATTCCAATCCCAAATTTTTCATCAGCCGGTCCGATATATGAGATCATTGACAGCGACAGGAGACTCGACTACCTGTATGAATCCATAGACAAAAAGGAGAAGATAATTGAGGTGATGGAGGGTATTGAAGCCAGAAGCTTTATAATGAACAAGGACCTGATGGAATCGATAACAAACCATGATAAAGAACTGACAGAGAGGATACTGGATTATAAGGGAAGGTATATAGATAATATCCTAATGAATCAGAGAATTATTGCGATTATTCTTTTTATCCTATTCATTATATGGGCAATCTACAAGACGGAATCCGGCATTCCCCTGCTCTTAATCCTCAGCTCCCTTCTGCCGCTGCTCATGGGATTCTCCATGGATCTGATCAACTCCCGAAATGTTTACGATATATCCATCGCAATATATTTATTATCTCTATCTGCTATCGCCTTTTATTATACTCTATCCTTTGATAATCCTATACTCTTTGATAAAAGGCATCCCCTTGCCACCTTTCTGCCCTTGCTGTCGCTCCTAATGATACCAAACATCATAATCGCCGGTTTCTTTATCCCCTTTCACACACTGTCGCCTGATGAGAACATCTT